A region of the Acidimicrobiales bacterium genome:
CGTGGCCAGCATCGAGACCTTGGCCGACCGATTCCTCACCCATCCCGAAGTCATCCGGCTCGGCAGGTCGTCCGAACCGACCCAATCAGAGGCGATCCGCCGAACGGACGGGACCATCATCCCGGCGCTCAACGGCCAGCGCTGGTCGACCGCAGAACTCATCGCCCTCGAGACCCACCTCGTCGAACGAGCATGCGCCCGCGCCTGCACCGGCGCGGGCGTCGTCCCCACCGACAAGGTGTCGAACGTCCTGCGCGGGCGCCCGACCCTGGGCGCCGAGCAGGCCGAGATGGTCGTGCGACTCTGCCGCAGCGGCAACGGCGTCGACGTCGTCACCGCCGCAGCCGGGACCGGCAAGACCTTCACGCTCGACGCCGCCCATCTCGCCTGGCACCACGCCGGCTACCGGGTCCTCGGCGCCGCTGTCGCCGGCATCGCCGCCCAAGAGCTTCAGAGCTCAGCCGGCATCCCCTCGACCACGCTCGCCAAGTTGCGGATCGAGCTCGACAACGGTGGTCAACATCTCGACCACCGCACCGTGCTCGTCATCGACGAAGCCGGCATGGCCGGAACACGAACTCTCGCCCCCATCCTCGACGCCGCGGACCGGGCCGGCGCCAAAGTCGTCCTCGTCGGTGACCCCCGACAACTCCCCGAGATCGACGCCGGTGGCGTGCTCGCCGGACTTGTCCGACGCCTCGACCCCATCCAGCTCGTCGAGAACCGCCGCCAACGCGACGACTGGGAACGCCACGCGCTCGGCGAGCTCCGCGACGGCGACACCACCCACGCCCTCGCCGCCTACGAGGACCACGACCGCATCGTGACCTGCCGAGCCGCCCCGATCCTCCGCCGGCGCCTCATCAGCGACTGGTGGGCCCTGTACGCCACCGGCGACACCACCGCGATGCTCGCCTACCGCCGAGCCGACGTCGACGAGCTCAACGGCCGCGCCCGAGCCGTCCTGGAGCGAGCCGGCCACCTCACCGGCCCCGAGCTCGTGGTCAACGAGCGACCGTTCCAGGCCGGGGATCAGATCGTCTGTCTCCGCAACGACCGCCGGCTCGGCGTCAACAACGGCACCCGCGCCTCGATCACCCACGTCGACCCTGACCGGCGAACCATCACCATCGCCACCCTCAAGCACCAGGTCACCCTGCCCGCCTACTACCTCGACGGCGGCCACATCGCCCACGGCTACGCCACCACCATCCACAAGGCCCAGGGCGCCACCGTCGACCACGCCCTCCTGCTCGGATCCGACGAGCTCACCCGCGAGAGCGGCTACGTCGCCCTCAGC
Encoded here:
- a CDS encoding relaxase domain-containing protein, whose amino-acid sequence is MPSIGKIHLQGEGYYLAAVAEGVDEYYRGVGEAPGRWVGSAADQLGLDREVTADDLHAVWSGLDPTTGEQLGRFGGRRIAGFDLTFRAPKSVSLLVGLADEPIATQVREAHEAAVDAALGYVEREAARSRTGSQGSHQIEVEGLVAAAFRHRTSRAGDPHLHTHVLVANMARCPDGRWRTLDGRLLYLHAKTAGYLYEAHLRAELTQRLGVDWEAVRNGIADVAGIPKTVLRHFSDRRRQIEEHLSETGFRSARAAELAALETRQAKTAPDHGQSMKTLWTEKALDIGWDPRDLGSVPDLVPRSVPEPVPTSLFAQLLAPEGLTTKASTFDRRDVLRSLAERAPRGATVASIETLADRFLTHPEVIRLGRSSEPTQSEAIRRTDGTIIPALNGQRWSTAELIALETHLVERACARACTGAGVVPTDKVSNVLRGRPTLGAEQAEMVVRLCRSGNGVDVVTAAAGTGKTFTLDAAHLAWHHAGYRVLGAAVAGIAAQELQSSAGIPSTTLAKLRIELDNGGQHLDHRTVLVIDEAGMAGTRTLAPILDAADRAGAKVVLVGDPRQLPEIDAGGVLAGLVRRLDPIQLVENRRQRDDWERHALGELRDGDTTHALAAYEDHDRIVTCRAAPILRRRLISDWWALYATGDTTAMLAYRRADVDELNGRARAVLERAGHLTGPELVVNERPFQAGDQIVCLRNDRRLGVNNGTRASITHVDPDRRTITIATLKHQVTLPAYYLDGGHIAHGYATTIHKAQGATVDHALLLGSDELTRESGYVALSRGRHTNRIYITGEPPRGVDLSDGPPEPGPDPTNVLRRALQRTTAKDLAIDTGQPEPAPPTRAVEPPSVGWDITDDLFG